One part of the Gemmatimonadaceae bacterium genome encodes these proteins:
- a CDS encoding bifunctional homocysteine S-methyltransferase/methylenetetrahydrofolate reductase, whose protein sequence is MSTPNSLQRFLDPARIIVFDGAMGTMLYARGVFINQCYDELNTRAPELVRAVHQEYVRAGAEVLETNSFGANRVKLAQHGLEAQVHELNRAAAQIAREVAGNHDVLVAGAVGPLGVRLEPFGPTSLDQARAHFREQMEGLRDGGAELFILETFSDLHEIEQAIRAARQVDPTMPVVAQMTIGVDGLTPYGATPEDVARALDAWGADVIGLNCSVGPQTILEAIERMAPVTQRKLSAQPNAGMPRDVGGRSMYMASPEYMATYARHLVQAGAKIVGGCCGTTPAHIHAIAEGVRPLAPRLADARARSESLDTAHAVATPQLPAVVPLAERSRWGAKIAAREFVTSVEIVPPRGVDATTMLADVRRLHAAGIDAVNVPDGPRAQSRMGALMTSVLIQQQVGIETVTHYACRDRNLLGMLSDLLGAAAIGLHNLLLVTGDPPKMGPYPDATAVFDIDSIGLTNLVHNLNRGLDPGGNPIGKPTRFVIGVGVNPAAVDLEHEVKRFEWKVDAGAEYAITQPVFDVEQLERFLARIAHVRIPVIAGIWPLVSVRNAEFLANEVPGVSVPDAVITRMRRANERSRDHAVAEGLAIAREMLDRVRDTLQGAQVSAPFGKVDLALDVFGRREAPGGL, encoded by the coding sequence ATGAGCACGCCCAACTCGCTGCAACGCTTTCTCGACCCGGCGCGCATCATCGTGTTCGACGGCGCCATGGGCACCATGCTCTACGCGCGCGGCGTGTTCATCAACCAGTGCTACGACGAGCTCAACACGCGCGCCCCCGAGTTGGTGCGCGCCGTGCACCAGGAATACGTCCGCGCCGGCGCCGAGGTGCTCGAGACCAACAGCTTCGGCGCCAACCGCGTCAAGCTCGCCCAGCACGGCCTCGAGGCCCAGGTGCACGAGCTCAACCGCGCCGCCGCCCAGATCGCCCGCGAAGTGGCGGGCAACCACGACGTGCTCGTGGCCGGCGCCGTGGGGCCGCTGGGCGTCCGGCTCGAACCGTTCGGCCCCACCAGCCTCGACCAGGCGCGCGCCCATTTCCGCGAGCAGATGGAAGGGCTGCGCGACGGCGGCGCCGAGCTGTTCATCCTCGAGACCTTCTCCGACCTCCACGAGATCGAACAGGCCATTCGCGCCGCGCGTCAGGTGGACCCCACGATGCCGGTGGTGGCGCAGATGACGATCGGCGTCGATGGGCTCACCCCCTACGGCGCCACGCCCGAAGACGTCGCCCGCGCGCTCGATGCATGGGGCGCCGACGTCATCGGCCTCAACTGCTCCGTGGGACCGCAGACCATCCTCGAAGCCATCGAGCGCATGGCCCCCGTCACGCAACGCAAGCTCAGCGCCCAGCCCAACGCCGGCATGCCCCGCGATGTCGGCGGGCGCAGCATGTACATGGCCAGCCCGGAATACATGGCCACCTACGCGCGGCATCTCGTGCAGGCGGGCGCCAAGATCGTCGGCGGCTGCTGCGGCACCACGCCGGCCCACATCCACGCCATCGCCGAAGGCGTCCGCCCGCTCGCGCCCCGCCTGGCGGACGCGCGCGCCCGATCCGAATCGCTCGACACCGCCCACGCCGTCGCGACGCCGCAACTCCCCGCCGTCGTCCCCCTGGCCGAGCGGTCGCGCTGGGGCGCGAAGATCGCCGCCCGCGAGTTCGTCACGTCCGTGGAGATCGTCCCCCCCCGCGGCGTGGACGCCACCACCATGCTGGCCGACGTGCGCCGCCTCCACGCGGCCGGCATCGACGCCGTCAACGTGCCCGACGGACCTCGCGCCCAGAGCCGCATGGGCGCGCTCATGACGAGCGTGCTCATCCAGCAGCAGGTGGGCATCGAGACCGTCACCCACTACGCGTGCCGCGACCGCAACCTGCTCGGCATGCTCTCCGACCTGCTCGGCGCCGCCGCCATCGGACTCCACAACCTGCTGCTCGTGACCGGCGACCCGCCCAAGATGGGGCCCTACCCCGATGCCACCGCCGTCTTCGACATCGATTCGATCGGGCTCACCAACCTCGTCCACAACCTCAACCGCGGTCTCGACCCCGGCGGCAATCCGATCGGGAAGCCCACGCGGTTCGTGATCGGCGTGGGAGTCAACCCGGCCGCGGTCGATCTCGAACACGAGGTGAAGCGATTCGAATGGAAGGTGGATGCGGGCGCCGAGTACGCCATCACGCAGCCCGTGTTCGATGTGGAGCAGTTGGAGCGCTTCCTCGCGCGCATCGCTCACGTCCGCATTCCCGTCATCGCCGGCATCTGGCCGCTGGTCTCGGTGCGCAACGCCGAATTCCTGGCCAATGAAGTGCCCGGCGTGAGCGTGCCCGACGCCGTGATCACCCGGATGCGCCGGGCCAACGAACGGTCGCGCGATCACGCCGTGGCCGAGGGCCTGGCAATCGCCCGCGAGATGCTCGACCGCGTGCGGGACACCCTCCAGGGGGCCCAGGTCTCGGCCCCGTTCGGCAAGGTGGACCTCGCGCTCGACGTCTTCGGCCGACGTGAGGCGCCCGGGGGCCTCTAA
- a CDS encoding YbjQ family protein has translation MTSIPRPPAPAGPEFLTTTANDLAGYDVVRTFGVVRGIVVRSRSVVGTIGAKFQTLLGGNISLLTDLCERARADAFANAVDHASQLGANAMLAVRYDATEIMSGVSEVLCYGTAVRVAPRMRGGVDPADR, from the coding sequence ATGACCTCCATTCCGCGACCGCCGGCGCCCGCCGGCCCCGAGTTCCTCACCACCACGGCCAACGATCTCGCGGGCTACGACGTGGTGCGCACGTTCGGCGTCGTGCGCGGCATCGTCGTGCGCTCGCGTTCCGTGGTCGGCACGATCGGCGCCAAGTTCCAGACGCTGCTGGGCGGCAACATCTCGCTGCTCACCGACCTCTGCGAGCGCGCGCGCGCCGACGCCTTCGCCAACGCGGTGGACCACGCCTCCCAACTCGGCGCCAATGCCATGCTCGCCGTGCGCTACGACGCCACCGAGATCATGTCCGGCGTGTCGGAAGTGCTCTGCTACGGCACCGCGGTGCGCGTGGCGCCGCGCATGCGCGGCGGGGTCGATCCGGCGGACCGCTAG
- a CDS encoding AMP-binding protein — protein MRISDALDRTARDHADLPALCWKEDGRWESLTWSGYRQQVHLAARGFLALGVEPGKGVAIIGANCPEWLVADLAAIHAGALPSGIYATCTAEQCEYVARHCEAQVAVVENAEQLAKFLSVSDALPQLRAIVQMHGEPAAAGVIAWPDLLRRGALVAESALEQRLAAQSADDVATLIYTSGTTGVPKAVMLTHDNVVWTADTGIRALGLRPGDNILSYLPLSHIAEQIVSLFGPVVFGGCTWFAESMERLGDNLREVRPDFFLGVPRVWEKIQERMEAAGAENSPLRKQLIAWARGVGIAGGYAAQQGRRRPLLYPLADALVFRTVRKRLGFDRARVLVTSAAPIARSTLDFFLSLGLPICEVYGMSECTGPATISTPGQVRTGKAGFVFPGAELKVAEDGEICMRGRHVFKGYYKDPAGTVDALDAEGWLHSGDIGDLDADGFLQITDRKKDLIITAGGENVAPQLVEGYLKSIPVVSQAVVIGDRRRYLGVLLTLDPARLPVDAQAAGSPARDPASAAQCEKFRAYLQRHIDAVNARLARVQAVKRFEIIAGEFTVEGGELTPSLKVRRRAVAEKYAREIERLFG, from the coding sequence GTGCGAATCTCCGACGCCCTCGACCGAACCGCCCGCGACCACGCGGACCTGCCGGCGCTGTGCTGGAAGGAAGACGGACGCTGGGAGTCGCTCACGTGGAGCGGCTACCGGCAGCAGGTGCACCTTGCCGCGCGCGGGTTTCTGGCGTTGGGGGTGGAGCCGGGCAAGGGCGTGGCGATCATCGGCGCCAACTGCCCGGAGTGGCTCGTGGCCGATCTCGCCGCGATCCACGCGGGCGCGCTGCCCAGCGGCATCTACGCCACCTGCACGGCGGAGCAGTGCGAATACGTGGCGCGCCACTGCGAAGCGCAGGTGGCCGTGGTGGAGAACGCCGAGCAGCTGGCCAAGTTCCTGTCGGTGAGCGACGCCCTGCCGCAGCTGCGGGCCATCGTGCAGATGCATGGCGAGCCGGCCGCAGCCGGCGTGATCGCGTGGCCGGACCTGCTCCGCCGCGGCGCGCTGGTGGCCGAGTCGGCGCTGGAGCAGCGCCTGGCGGCGCAGTCGGCGGACGACGTGGCCACGCTCATCTACACGTCGGGGACGACGGGCGTGCCGAAGGCGGTGATGCTCACCCACGACAACGTCGTGTGGACGGCGGATACGGGCATCCGCGCCCTCGGGCTGCGGCCCGGCGACAACATTCTGAGCTATCTGCCGCTGAGTCACATCGCCGAGCAGATCGTGTCGTTGTTCGGGCCGGTGGTGTTCGGTGGATGCACGTGGTTTGCCGAGAGCATGGAGCGGTTGGGCGACAACCTGCGGGAAGTTCGGCCCGACTTCTTTCTCGGGGTGCCGCGGGTGTGGGAGAAGATCCAGGAGCGCATGGAGGCGGCGGGCGCCGAGAACTCGCCGCTGCGCAAGCAGCTGATCGCGTGGGCGCGCGGCGTGGGGATCGCGGGCGGCTACGCGGCGCAACAGGGGCGGCGGCGGCCGCTCCTGTATCCGCTCGCCGACGCGCTCGTATTCCGGACGGTGCGCAAGCGGCTGGGGTTCGACCGGGCGCGTGTGCTCGTGACGTCGGCGGCTCCGATCGCGCGGTCGACGCTCGACTTCTTCCTGTCGCTGGGGCTGCCGATCTGCGAGGTGTATGGGATGAGCGAGTGCACCGGGCCGGCGACGATCAGCACGCCGGGCCAGGTGCGCACGGGGAAGGCCGGGTTCGTGTTTCCCGGCGCCGAACTCAAGGTGGCCGAGGACGGCGAGATCTGCATGCGCGGCCGCCACGTGTTCAAGGGGTACTACAAGGATCCGGCGGGCACGGTCGACGCGCTGGATGCCGAGGGTTGGCTGCACTCGGGCGACATCGGCGACCTGGATGCGGACGGGTTCCTGCAGATCACCGATCGCAAGAAGGATCTCATCATCACGGCGGGGGGCGAGAACGTGGCGCCGCAACTCGTGGAGGGATACCTGAAATCGATTCCGGTGGTGAGCCAGGCGGTGGTGATCGGCGACCGGCGGCGCTATCTGGGCGTGCTGCTCACGCTCGATCCGGCTCGGCTGCCGGTGGACGCGCAGGCGGCGGGGAGTCCGGCCCGCGATCCGGCGAGCGCCGCGCAGTGCGAGAAGTTCCGGGCGTATCTGCAGCGGCACATCGACGCCGTGAACGCGCGGCTGGCGCGGGTGCAGGCGGTGAAGCGGTTCGAGATCATCGCCGGAGAGTTCACGGTCGAGGGCGGGGAGCTGACGCCCTCGCTCAAGGTGCGCCGCCGCGCGGTGGCCGAGAAATACGCGCGGGAGATCGAGCGGCTGTTCGGGTGA
- the metH gene encoding methionine synthase, which produces MPSTLPPGQYLAELSRRVLVFDGAMGTNIQRYHLTAEDFGGTRLEGCNDHLVLTRPDVIREIHESFLAVGCDVVETCTFQSTPRRLREWGIEPETHALNVAAARLARAACDRYSTPGNPRFVAGSIGPTGMLPSSSDPTLSNVTFAELAENYHAQARALVEGGVDLLLVETAQDILEVKAAMAGFERLFAELGYRVPVQTQITLDVSGRMLLGTDVASALTTLESLRVDVIGLNCSTGPEHMREPIRYLAENATRPVSCIPNAGLPLNTGTGDAVYPLQPEPMAAMLGEFVEQFGVRIVGGCCGTTPEHLDAIVRAVRATHRAASPWESRIAHVPRVSSAMRATTLEQQPPPLLIGERVNAQGSRKVKQLLLADDYEGIVEVARQQQEAGAHVLDVCVAVTERADEAEQMATLVKLLSMSVELPLMIDSTEPAVIEAALQHVPGRAIVNSINMENGRARIDAVVPIARRHGAALVALTIDEAGMAKTRERKLEVARRIYDIVVDEYGLAPEDLIYDALTFTLATGDAEWIDSAWETLEGIRLIKRELPGVYTSLGVSNVSFGLAPAARAVLNSVFLHHGVEAGLDMAIVNPAHIVPYAEISDTVRALADDLVFNRNPDALQHFIDHFSAGAAGPATASGAPIADPTSAMTPDEKARWMVVHRKKDGIEAVLDAAGVRTNPVRVLNDVLLPAMKEVGDRFGAGDLILPFVLQSAEVMKKAVKHLEQFLEKAEGYTKGRVVLATVYGDVHDIGKSLVNTILSNNGYTVFDLGKQVPVNTILEKAQEVNADAIGLSALLVSTSKQMPLCVQELDKRGMRIPVLIGGAAINRRFGRRAMFVDGERAYEPGVFYCKDAFEGLETMEALQNPDRRAAVTRQLHDDARNDVFLHSAAGKDIRAGTDDERRSGVRADHPVPAAPFYGPRALRDIPLDEVFELLDLDELYRLQWGARGSGDEFDRLVREEFEPTLARLKDRARHEGWLTPQAVYGYFPAQSRGNALVVYDPDAYARDGTAAEIARFTFPRQDGRERLCLADYFRSVESGDMDVVALQVVTVGDAASREFDRLQQAAEYTEAYYLHGLAVETAEAVAEWLHRRTRHELGIPGGRGKRYSWGYGACPDLDDHAVVFRLLPAERDLGMTLTTSYQLVPEQSTAALIVHHPEAKYYAVRTAAGAAT; this is translated from the coding sequence ATGCCCAGCACCTTGCCCCCGGGCCAGTACCTCGCTGAACTGTCACGTCGCGTCCTCGTCTTCGATGGCGCGATGGGCACCAATATCCAGCGCTACCATCTCACGGCGGAAGACTTCGGCGGAACGCGCCTCGAAGGCTGCAACGATCACCTCGTGCTCACCCGCCCCGACGTGATCCGGGAAATCCACGAATCGTTCCTCGCCGTGGGCTGCGACGTCGTGGAAACCTGCACCTTCCAGTCCACCCCCCGCCGCCTGCGCGAGTGGGGAATCGAGCCCGAGACGCACGCGCTGAACGTGGCCGCGGCACGCCTCGCCCGCGCCGCGTGCGACCGCTATTCCACCCCCGGCAACCCTCGCTTTGTGGCCGGGTCGATCGGCCCCACCGGCATGCTCCCGTCGAGCAGCGACCCGACCCTCTCCAACGTCACGTTCGCCGAGCTGGCCGAGAACTACCATGCCCAGGCCAGGGCCCTCGTCGAGGGCGGCGTCGATCTCCTCCTCGTCGAGACGGCCCAGGACATCCTCGAGGTCAAGGCGGCCATGGCCGGCTTCGAGCGGCTGTTCGCCGAGCTCGGCTACCGCGTGCCCGTGCAGACGCAGATCACGCTCGACGTCAGCGGCCGCATGCTCCTCGGCACCGACGTCGCCAGCGCGCTCACCACGCTGGAATCGCTGCGCGTGGACGTGATCGGCCTCAATTGCTCCACGGGCCCCGAGCACATGCGCGAGCCCATCCGGTACCTCGCCGAGAACGCTACGCGCCCGGTGTCGTGCATCCCCAACGCCGGCCTGCCGCTCAACACCGGCACCGGCGACGCCGTGTATCCGCTCCAACCGGAGCCGATGGCCGCCATGCTCGGCGAATTCGTGGAGCAGTTCGGCGTGCGGATCGTGGGCGGCTGCTGCGGCACCACCCCCGAGCACCTCGACGCGATCGTCCGCGCCGTGCGCGCCACCCACCGCGCCGCCTCGCCGTGGGAATCGCGGATCGCCCACGTGCCGCGCGTGTCGTCGGCCATGCGCGCCACGACGCTCGAACAGCAGCCGCCGCCGCTGCTCATCGGCGAGCGCGTCAATGCCCAGGGCTCGCGCAAGGTCAAGCAGCTGCTGCTGGCCGACGACTATGAAGGCATCGTCGAGGTCGCGCGCCAGCAGCAGGAAGCCGGCGCCCACGTGCTCGACGTCTGCGTGGCCGTCACCGAACGCGCCGACGAAGCCGAACAGATGGCCACGCTCGTCAAGCTCCTCTCGATGAGCGTCGAACTGCCGCTGATGATCGACTCCACCGAGCCGGCGGTGATCGAAGCGGCCCTCCAGCACGTGCCCGGCCGCGCCATCGTCAACTCCATCAACATGGAGAACGGCCGCGCGCGCATCGACGCCGTGGTGCCGATCGCGCGCCGCCACGGCGCCGCGCTGGTCGCGCTCACGATCGACGAAGCGGGCATGGCCAAGACGCGCGAGCGCAAGCTCGAGGTGGCGCGCCGGATCTACGACATCGTCGTCGACGAGTACGGCCTCGCCCCGGAAGACCTGATCTACGACGCCCTCACCTTCACGCTCGCCACCGGCGACGCCGAGTGGATCGACTCCGCCTGGGAAACACTCGAAGGCATCCGGCTCATCAAGCGCGAGCTGCCCGGCGTGTACACCTCGCTCGGCGTGTCGAACGTGAGCTTCGGGCTGGCGCCGGCGGCGCGCGCCGTGCTCAACTCCGTGTTCCTGCACCACGGCGTGGAAGCGGGACTCGACATGGCGATCGTGAACCCGGCCCACATCGTCCCCTACGCCGAGATCTCCGATACGGTGCGCGCGCTGGCCGACGACCTCGTGTTCAATCGGAATCCGGACGCGCTGCAGCACTTCATCGATCACTTCAGCGCCGGCGCCGCCGGGCCGGCCACCGCCTCCGGCGCGCCGATCGCCGACCCGACCTCGGCCATGACGCCGGACGAGAAGGCGCGGTGGATGGTGGTCCACCGCAAGAAGGACGGCATCGAAGCCGTGCTCGACGCCGCTGGCGTGCGCACCAACCCGGTGCGCGTGCTCAACGACGTGCTCCTGCCCGCCATGAAGGAGGTGGGCGACCGGTTCGGCGCCGGGGACCTCATCCTGCCGTTCGTGCTCCAGTCGGCCGAGGTGATGAAGAAGGCGGTCAAGCACCTCGAGCAGTTCCTCGAGAAAGCCGAGGGCTACACCAAGGGACGCGTCGTTCTCGCCACCGTGTACGGCGACGTCCATGACATCGGCAAGTCGCTCGTCAACACGATCCTCTCCAACAACGGCTATACCGTGTTCGACCTCGGCAAGCAGGTGCCCGTGAACACGATCCTCGAGAAGGCGCAGGAGGTGAACGCCGACGCCATCGGCCTCTCGGCATTGCTCGTCTCCACCTCCAAGCAGATGCCGTTGTGCGTGCAGGAGCTGGACAAGCGCGGCATGCGCATTCCGGTGCTCATCGGCGGCGCGGCGATCAACCGCCGGTTCGGCCGCCGCGCCATGTTCGTGGACGGCGAACGCGCGTACGAGCCCGGCGTGTTCTACTGCAAGGACGCGTTCGAGGGGCTGGAGACGATGGAGGCGCTGCAGAACCCCGACCGGCGCGCCGCCGTCACCCGCCAGCTGCACGACGACGCGCGCAACGACGTCTTCCTCCACTCCGCGGCCGGCAAGGACATCCGCGCCGGTACCGACGACGAGCGGCGCAGCGGCGTCCGCGCCGATCACCCGGTGCCCGCCGCGCCCTTCTACGGCCCCCGCGCCCTGCGCGACATCCCCCTCGACGAGGTGTTCGAACTGCTCGACCTCGACGAGCTCTACCGCCTGCAGTGGGGCGCCCGCGGCTCGGGCGACGAGTTCGACCGCCTGGTGCGCGAGGAATTCGAGCCCACGCTGGCCCGCCTCAAGGACCGCGCGCGCCACGAGGGCTGGCTCACCCCCCAGGCCGTGTACGGGTACTTCCCCGCGCAATCCCGCGGCAACGCCCTGGTGGTGTACGACCCCGATGCCTATGCGCGCGACGGCACGGCCGCGGAGATCGCCCGCTTCACCTTCCCGCGCCAGGACGGGCGCGAGCGGCTCTGCCTCGCCGACTATTTCCGCTCGGTGGAATCGGGCGACATGGACGTCGTGGCGCTGCAGGTGGTCACCGTGGGCGACGCCGCGTCACGCGAGTTCGACCGCCTGCAGCAGGCCGCCGAATACACCGAAGCGTACTACCTCCACGGACTCGCCGTGGAGACCGCCGAAGCCGTGGCCGAATGGCTCCACCGCCGCACCCGCCACGAACTCGGCATTCCCGGCGGACGCGGCAAGCGCTACTCGTGGGGCTACGGCGCCTGTCCCGATCTCGACGATCACGCCGTGGTGTTCAGACTCCTGCCCGCGGAGCGCGACCTGGGCATGACGCTCACCACGTCCTACCAGCTCGTTCCCGAGCAGAGCACGGCGGCCCTCATCGTGCACCACCCCGAGGCCAAGTACTACGCCGTGCGCACCGCCGCCGGAGCTGCCACATGA
- a CDS encoding acyl-CoA dehydrogenase family protein — MPADRSAARPPLTTLSDDEIMFRDAVAAMAEEMVRPRVQEMERAGRIDPELTKAFADMGLMGIEVAEDYGGSAGSLMMVTLAVEEISKIDASAAIQVDVQNTLVNYPIRTYGSDHIKATYLPRLTGGTPGAYALSEPGSGSDAFGMTTRAEQQGDRWILNGRKMWITNGAEAQIYVIFANANPAAGYKGITAFVVERGFPGFSVGKKEDKMGIRASSTTELILDGVQVPAQNVLGPVGQGYKVAIETLNEGRIGIGAQMIGVAQGALRAATEYVKERKQFGKALADFQGVQFQLAQARTEVEAARLMVYNAARLKDAGHDIVMEGAMAKLYASQVCERVTSISLELFGGYGYTKDFPAEKFYRDAKIGAIYEGTSNMQLQTIAKQMLR; from the coding sequence ATGCCTGCCGACCGCTCCGCGGCCCGCCCGCCGCTCACCACCCTCTCCGACGACGAGATCATGTTCCGCGACGCGGTCGCGGCCATGGCCGAGGAGATGGTTCGCCCCCGGGTCCAGGAGATGGAGCGCGCGGGGCGCATCGACCCCGAACTCACCAAGGCCTTCGCCGACATGGGCCTGATGGGCATCGAGGTCGCCGAGGACTACGGCGGCTCGGCCGGATCGCTGATGATGGTCACCCTCGCCGTCGAGGAGATCAGCAAGATCGACGCGTCGGCCGCCATCCAGGTCGACGTCCAGAACACGCTGGTCAACTATCCCATCCGCACCTACGGCAGCGACCACATCAAGGCCACCTACCTGCCCCGCCTCACCGGCGGGACGCCCGGCGCCTACGCGCTGTCCGAACCGGGCTCGGGGTCGGACGCGTTCGGGATGACCACGCGGGCCGAACAGCAGGGCGACCGCTGGATCCTCAACGGACGAAAGATGTGGATCACCAATGGCGCCGAGGCGCAGATCTACGTGATCTTCGCCAACGCCAATCCGGCCGCCGGCTACAAGGGAATCACCGCCTTCGTCGTCGAACGCGGATTCCCGGGATTCAGCGTCGGCAAGAAGGAAGACAAGATGGGCATCCGCGCGTCGAGCACCACGGAGCTGATCCTCGACGGCGTTCAAGTGCCGGCGCAGAACGTCCTCGGACCCGTGGGCCAGGGCTACAAGGTGGCCATCGAGACGCTCAACGAGGGACGCATCGGCATCGGAGCGCAGATGATCGGCGTGGCGCAGGGCGCGCTGCGGGCCGCCACCGAGTACGTCAAGGAGCGCAAGCAGTTCGGCAAGGCGCTGGCCGACTTCCAGGGCGTCCAGTTCCAACTCGCCCAGGCGCGCACCGAAGTCGAGGCGGCGCGACTCATGGTGTACAACGCGGCGCGCCTCAAGGACGCCGGCCACGACATCGTGATGGAAGGCGCCATGGCCAAGCTGTATGCCTCGCAGGTGTGCGAGCGCGTGACGTCGATCTCGCTGGAGCTGTTCGGCGGCTACGGCTACACCAAGGACTTCCCGGCCGAGAAGTTCTATCGCGACGCGAAGATCGGCGCGATCTACGAAGGCACGTCCAACATGCAGCTCCAGACGATCGCCAAGCAGATGCTCCGCTGA
- a CDS encoding carboxypeptidase regulatory-like domain-containing protein, whose protein sequence is MRTDVTLRAAFVAALLAVGAPLPLVAQQPARPAAISGIAYDSVRGRPMSGAQIAMRGTAMITVAGPDGSFHFDSVPPGKYQLIAAHPILDSIGVQLVTPVITIAAGEQKTLNITTPSPASLVKMLCPAAWLTRGPSALFGRVRNADTEEPMPKAQVSIVWSEFDLSGLRKIPRLREAVTGPDGTYRICGLPATFNGKVQATFGGVKSGDVPVTFDKDLLELRSMSIAAAAPATVAAGDTNHQPPRPAMNAQLVGRVLNGSGKPVHGARVQLEGTLHSVNTGPDGSFKLDSLPSGSQVVRAMLIGYTPTEKAVELSSIAPASVSLELDNSVMVLPTVTTEVQRISGLDAVGFTERRKSGFGYFMDEKAIDNRQAPKFTDLLRTVPGLSVTTSGYDTYITDTRSPGGGGCVDYVVDGSPWSSMSPGDVNGFLTPDQVGAIEVYHGSETPAQFQIAGQTGCATIVAWTKWWLQRHTKK, encoded by the coding sequence ATGCGTACCGATGTGACCCTGCGCGCCGCCTTCGTCGCGGCGCTCCTCGCAGTGGGAGCCCCGCTCCCCCTCGTCGCCCAACAGCCCGCCAGACCCGCCGCCATCAGCGGCATCGCCTATGACAGCGTGAGGGGCCGCCCCATGAGCGGCGCCCAGATCGCCATGCGCGGAACGGCGATGATCACCGTGGCCGGCCCCGACGGCAGCTTCCATTTCGACAGCGTCCCGCCGGGCAAGTATCAGCTGATCGCCGCCCACCCGATTCTCGACTCCATCGGCGTCCAGCTCGTGACTCCGGTGATCACGATCGCAGCCGGCGAGCAGAAGACGCTCAACATCACCACGCCGTCGCCGGCCAGCCTCGTCAAGATGCTCTGTCCCGCCGCCTGGCTCACCCGCGGACCGTCGGCGCTGTTCGGCCGCGTCCGCAATGCCGATACCGAAGAGCCCATGCCCAAGGCGCAGGTTTCCATCGTCTGGTCGGAGTTCGACCTCTCGGGGCTGCGCAAGATTCCGCGACTGCGCGAGGCCGTCACCGGACCCGACGGCACGTACCGCATCTGCGGCCTGCCGGCCACGTTCAATGGCAAGGTCCAGGCCACCTTCGGCGGCGTGAAGAGCGGCGACGTGCCGGTGACCTTCGACAAGGATCTGCTCGAGCTCCGCAGCATGAGCATCGCCGCAGCCGCTCCGGCCACCGTCGCCGCCGGCGACACCAACCATCAGCCGCCCCGCCCCGCCATGAACGCGCAGCTCGTCGGGCGCGTGCTCAACGGATCGGGCAAGCCGGTGCACGGCGCCCGCGTGCAGCTCGAGGGCACGCTCCACTCGGTGAACACCGGCCCCGACGGCAGCTTCAAGCTCGACAGCCTGCCCTCCGGCTCGCAGGTGGTGCGCGCCATGCTCATCGGCTACACCCCCACCGAGAAAGCCGTCGAGCTGTCCAGCATCGCCCCGGCCTCGGTCAGCCTCGAACTCGACAACTCGGTCATGGTGCTCCCCACGGTCACCACCGAGGTCCAGCGCATCAGCGGCCTCGATGCCGTGGGATTCACCGAGCGCCGGAAGTCCGGGTTCGGCTACTTCATGGACGAGAAGGCGATCGACAACCGGCAGGCTCCCAAGTTCACCGACCTCCTGCGGACGGTGCCGGGCCTCAGCGTCACCACGTCGGGCTACGACACGTACATCACCGACACCCGGTCGCCCGGCGGCGGGGGATGCGTGGACTACGTGGTCGACGGCTCCCCCTGGAGTTCGATGAGCCCCGGCGACGTCAACGGGTTCCTCACCCCCGACCAGGTCGGCGCCATCGAGGTGTACCACGGCTCCGAGACCCCGGCCCAGTTCCAGATCGCCGGCCAGACCGGCTGCGCCACGATCGTCGCCTGGACCAAATGGTGGCTGCAGCGCCACACCAAGAAATAA
- a CDS encoding lysophospholipid acyltransferase family protein yields the protein MPPRASIPKLGDALPASGGPLTRALGRWGLARLRWHIDGALPNIPQAVVIVAPHTSNWDFVIGIAAKFALGLRAAWLGKHTLFRPPFGGLMRWLGGIPVDRTKPQDMVAQSVSRFAEQERLLLAVSPEGTRKAVPRWKSGFYHIARGAGVPIIPVAFDWTRHALAIGPAYTTTGDIDADLDALAAFFASARGRRGELTPPPR from the coding sequence ATGCCACCTCGCGCCAGCATCCCCAAGCTGGGTGACGCCCTCCCGGCCAGCGGCGGCCCCTTGACCCGCGCCCTCGGGCGGTGGGGCCTCGCCCGCCTCCGGTGGCATATCGACGGCGCGCTACCGAACATCCCCCAAGCGGTGGTGATCGTGGCCCCGCACACCTCCAATTGGGACTTCGTGATCGGGATCGCCGCCAAGTTCGCGCTCGGGCTCCGCGCGGCATGGCTCGGCAAGCACACCCTGTTCCGGCCCCCGTTCGGCGGCCTCATGCGCTGGCTGGGCGGCATTCCGGTGGACCGCACCAAGCCCCAGGACATGGTGGCCCAATCGGTGAGCCGGTTCGCCGAGCAGGAACGGTTGCTCCTGGCGGTCTCTCCCGAGGGCACCAGGAAAGCGGTGCCGCGATGGAAGTCCGGGTTCTACCACATCGCCCGCGGCGCCGGCGTGCCGATCATCCCGGTCGCGTTCGATTGGACCCGCCATGCGCTGGCCATCGGCCCCGCGTACACTACCACCGGCGACATCGACGCCGACCTCGACGCGCTCGCGGCATTCTTCGCATCGGCGCGTGGGCGCCGCGGCGAGTTGACACCACCGCCGCGGTAG